In Carya illinoinensis cultivar Pawnee chromosome 7, C.illinoinensisPawnee_v1, whole genome shotgun sequence, the following are encoded in one genomic region:
- the LOC122315536 gene encoding uncharacterized protein LOC122315536 isoform X2 — MPVHAKTQKDFWALSDGKLEYCNDFDLRKPLETHFLSGQHIDCVSILYNSDLVALRDPCATFFTQFSRNDGSIASTGRIAIQSFCAPQCKYSNVEWDMLSFIRSLRSMIRSFNAVAVVTFPPSLLLPSVSKRWQHMADTLLSVRAIPDQDKELANLLTGYQDMVGLLNVHKVARVNTQVGGNGFRITERNRRLTIFLLLNGSAASWVVSMVGEAIKTRWGNDFFKKQRVGNGILTLQLLRNSRGSYLLLEEFNNGRRRGSLIIPEGIKGSGWEGFAYNLKKAAEHTVVQPERVQRRDDKSVHALKSYAMAVGSEAGCSSAMDMKDEASGLFSVDVGTFSDSGKKLGEVEGVFWAVKAQLSGVLEEVSSLMQKVDMGLSMVMGLNKMITSSTAASMRVPEVSIMGRDVLGLKEGTLVSIGSKDGDGLGLKTRAASKAHDPRPTSSRAGVSVNMDGALSLPMGQPIQEASPNPRAEDTRVENPSTGTSRVLRVTNQSANCDPPVQSLPATSPTTLPAQKQPTNTVVNSVLPASSPKASTEPFSDVNQLANCDPPAQALPATSPTTLPAQKQPTNTVVTSVLPGSSPEASAEPFSPVQATRLDSISGSQATAPSPRSQKGPTVSGDHSAPILTSTLAVDSSKGMKLSLPLGPNVGDASGTSQHSLGFSKSLSRILETELEVADNSSVDGSTSDEGSLYGSDLQLVCKEFGADALATDLYVPGDTPSPLRSLPPTEPSADPQVDWIFQKIKDMSHCLGMSCVGYEDQLQALLIAIKSGQPLLARSAMKKDRELKRLACSINYDAREGSACRGRHKDRVNLGDP; from the exons AAATGATGGCAGCATCGCCTCCACTGGTCGTATTGCCATTCAGTCATTTTGTGCTCCACAATGCAAATATTCCAATGTG GAATGGGATATGCTTTCTTTTATCAGATCTCTGAGAAGCATGATCCGGTCTTTTAATGCAGTTGCTGTTGTGACATTTCCACCTTCCCTTCTTTTGCCATCAGTCTCTAAACGATGGCAGCACATGGCAGACACTTTGCTGTCTGTCAGAGCAATCCCAG ACCAGGACAAGGAATTGGCAAACCTCCTCACTGGTTATCAAGACATGGTCGGTCTTTTGAATGTACACAAAGTAGCCCGCGTTAATACACAG GTTGGTGGCAATGGTTTTCGCATCACAGAGAGGAACAGACGCCTGACCATATTCCTCCTCTTAAATGGCTCGGCAGCTTCGTGGGTGGTATCTATGGTGGGAGAAGCCATCAAAACCAGGTGGGGAAATGATTTCTTCAAAAAACAGAGGGTGGGTAATGGGATTCTTACTCTGCAGCTTCTCAGAAACTCTAGAGGCAGCTACTTACTCTTGGAGGAATTTAACAATGGTAGGAGAAGAGGTTCTCTAATCATTCCGGAAGGCATAAAGGGTAGTGGTTGGGAGGGCTTTGCTTATAACCTCAAAAAGGCGGCTGAGCACACGGTGGTGCAACCAGAAAGAGTCCAGCGACGGGATGACAAGTCTGTCCATGCCTTGAAATCGTACGCCATGGCTGTAGGATCTGAGGCAGGGTGTAGTTCTGCCATGGACATGAAGGATGAAGCTTCTGGTCTTTTCTCTGTGGACGTGGGGACATTTTCTGACAGTGGTAAAAAGTTGGGAGAGGTTGAAGGCGTGTTTTGGGCTGTCAAAGCACAACTTTCTGGTGTATTAGAAGAAGTTTCCTCATTAATGCAAAAGGTTGATATGGGACTGAGCATGGTGATGGGACTGAACAAGATGATCACGTCTTCCACTGCTGCATCCATGCGGGTTCCCGAAGTCTCTATTATGGGAAGGGACGTGCTTGGTTTAAAAGAGGGGACGTTGGTCTCCATTGGGTCAAAGGATGGGGATGGACTTGGGTTAAAAACACGGGCTGCTTCTAAAGCCCATGACCCACGGCCCACAAGCTCACGGGCAGGAGTTAGTGTAAACATGGATGGGGCTCTGAGCCTCCCCATGGGCCAGCCCATCCAAGAAGCAAGCCCGAACCCACGGGCTGAGGACACACGGGTGGAGAACCCATCCACCGGCACATCACGGGTCCTACGGGTTACCAATCAGTCGGCTAACTGTGACCCGCCGGTACAGTCTTTGCCGGCGACTTCCCCGACCACCTTGCCGGCGCAGAAACAGCCGACGAACACGGTGGTTAACTCGGTCCTGCCGGCGTCCTCCCCAAAGGCATCAACTGAGCCTTTTTCCGATGTCAATCAGTTGGCTAACTGTGACCCGCCGGCACAGGCTCTGCCGGCGACTTCCCCGACCACCCTTCCGGCGCAGAAACAGCCGACAAACACGGTGGTTACCTCGGTTTTACCGGGGTCTTCCCCAGAGGCGTCGGCTGAGCCCTTTTCCCCTGTACAGGCCACGCGTTTGGACTCCATCAGTGGTTCTCAGGCCACCGCTCCTTCCCCACGGTCACAGAAGGGGCCGACGGTCTCCGGCGACCACTCGGCTCCTATTCTGACTTCCACCCTTGCCGTTGACAGTTCTAAAGGGATGAAACTCTCTCTTCCACTGGGGCCAAACGTGGGTGATGCTTCCGGTACTTCTCAACATTCTTTGGGTTTCTCTAAGTCACTCTCAAGGATCCTGGAAACTGAGTTGGAAGTGGCTGACAACTCCTCGGTGGATGGGAGTACTTCGGATGAAGGGTCACTATACGGTTCTGATCTCCAGCTGGTATGTAAGGAATTTGGGGCAGACGCACTAGCAACCGATCTGTATGTACCTGGGGATACGCCAAGTCCTTTACGCTCATTGCCACCAACAGAACCTTCGGCTGATCCACAAGTAGATTGGATTTTTCAGAAGATTAAGGATATGAGCCATTGTTTAGGGATGTCTTGCGTGGGCTATGAGGATCAGTTGCAAGCTCTTCTCATCGCAATAAAATCAGGCCAACCTTTACTTGCTAGATCAGCAATGAAGAAGGATAGGGAACTCAAGAGACTTGCTTGCTCCATTAACTATGATGCACGAGAGGGTAGCGCGTGCAGAGGACGGCACAAGGATAGGGTGAATCTTGGCGATCCATGA
- the LOC122315540 gene encoding uncharacterized protein LOC122315540 isoform X1, translating into MFNPARLKIKKRKTKRPKTTSFEAYTLQPSLESPSSATAQRLSLFSLHQRRLPGTPRLWLSLSLSLCPRFPRFFVISARRRSQLHAVRVDSCRAAIYSSITDIVKLCCTAVRHKAPPQPSLFFPSPTLSFSFSTLHLRSLWNVQRRRSRFLTTCLGIRLSAVTNEGHRSLRDPSTTPISSATDDFVRNRLLPQQPVEAAAPQVQEHGTIQFVNFHRRVQSNTASSLRYKQVSNKQLLWQPHSYTLV; encoded by the exons ATGTTTAACCCAGCCcgcctaaaaataaaaaaacgaaaaacaaaaagacCCAAGACGACGTCATTTGAGGCCTACACTCTTCAACCCTCTCTCGAGTCTCCTTCCTCAGCCACGGCCCAACGTCTCTCCCTCTTTTCTCTCCACCAGCGCAGACTGCCAGGCACCCCACGGctctggctctctctctctctctccctctgccCGCGTTTCCCTCGCTTCTTTGTGATTTCCGCTCGCCGCCGTTCCCAGCTCCACGCCGTCCGTGTCGATTCATGCCGCGCCGCTATCTACAGTTCGATCACCGACATTGTGAAGCTCTGCTGCACAGCCGTGCGCCACAAAGCTCCGCCGCAACCAAGCCTTTTTTTCCCTAGTCCGACActctccttctctttctctACTCTGCACCTTCGCTCATTGTGGAACGTCCAGCGACGCCGCTCTCGGTTTCTGACAACG TGTCTCGGTATTAGGCTGAGCGCGGTGACCAACGAAGGCCATCGGAGCCTGCGTGACCCCTCCACGACGCCCATCTCCTCCGCCACTGACGACTTCGTACGAAATCGCCT CCTGCCACAGCAACCAGTGGAGGCTGCAGCACCACAAGTCCAGGAACACGGCACCATTCAATTCGTGAATTTCCATCGCCGAGTCCAGTCGAACACCGCTTCAAGCCTG CGCTACAAGCAGGTCTCGAACAAGCAGCTTCTCTGGCAACCTCACAGCTATACCCTTGTCTAA
- the LOC122315540 gene encoding uncharacterized protein LOC122315540 isoform X2 — protein MFNPARLKIKKRKTKRPKTTSFEAYTLQPSLESPSSATAQRLSLFSLHQRRLPGTPRLWLSLSLSLCPRFPRFFVISARRRSQLHAVRVDSCRAAIYSSITDIVKLCCTAVRHKAPPQPSLFFPSPTLSFSFSTLHLRSLWNVQRRRSRFLTTCLGIRLSAVTNEGHRSLRDPSTTPISSATDDFVRNRLLPQQPVEAAAPQVQEHGTIQFVNFHRRVQSNTASSLVSNKQLLWQPHSYTLV, from the exons ATGTTTAACCCAGCCcgcctaaaaataaaaaaacgaaaaacaaaaagacCCAAGACGACGTCATTTGAGGCCTACACTCTTCAACCCTCTCTCGAGTCTCCTTCCTCAGCCACGGCCCAACGTCTCTCCCTCTTTTCTCTCCACCAGCGCAGACTGCCAGGCACCCCACGGctctggctctctctctctctctccctctgccCGCGTTTCCCTCGCTTCTTTGTGATTTCCGCTCGCCGCCGTTCCCAGCTCCACGCCGTCCGTGTCGATTCATGCCGCGCCGCTATCTACAGTTCGATCACCGACATTGTGAAGCTCTGCTGCACAGCCGTGCGCCACAAAGCTCCGCCGCAACCAAGCCTTTTTTTCCCTAGTCCGACActctccttctctttctctACTCTGCACCTTCGCTCATTGTGGAACGTCCAGCGACGCCGCTCTCGGTTTCTGACAACG TGTCTCGGTATTAGGCTGAGCGCGGTGACCAACGAAGGCCATCGGAGCCTGCGTGACCCCTCCACGACGCCCATCTCCTCCGCCACTGACGACTTCGTACGAAATCGCCT CCTGCCACAGCAACCAGTGGAGGCTGCAGCACCACAAGTCCAGGAACACGGCACCATTCAATTCGTGAATTTCCATCGCCGAGTCCAGTCGAACACCGCTTCAAGCCTG GTCTCGAACAAGCAGCTTCTCTGGCAACCTCACAGCTATACCCTTGTCTAA